From a single Nicotiana tabacum cultivar K326 chromosome 8, ASM71507v2, whole genome shotgun sequence genomic region:
- the LOC107805727 gene encoding V-type proton ATPase subunit H: MTIENAELTTEQVLRRDILWDTYMTTKLITETGLQLLRRYDKKAESDKAQLLDDDGPAYVSVFVTILRDIFKEETVEYVLALIDEMLTANPRRAKLFHDNSFANEDTYEPFLRLLWKGNWFIQEKSCKILSVIVSARPKVQNGVDANGDAASSKRKLTTAEDVLRGLVEWLCAQLRKPSHPSCSIPAAINCLATLLKEPIVRSSFVQADGVKLLVPLITPASTQQSIQLLYETCLCVWLLSYYEPAIEYLATSRALPRLTEVVKGSTKEKVVRVVILTLRNLLSKGTFGAQMVDVGVLQIVQNLKAQAWSDEDLLDALNQLEEGLKDNIKKLSSYDKYKQEVLLGNLDWSPMHKDPLFWKENINNFEENGFQILRVLMTILDTSSDARTLAVACYDLSQFIQCHPAGRIIVADLKAKERVMKLLNHETAEVTKNALLCIQRLFLGAKYASFLQA; the protein is encoded by the exons ATGACAATTGAGAATGCTGAGCTCACGACGGAGCAG GTTTTGAGAAGGGATATTCTATGGGACACTTACATGACCACGAAGCTGATCACCGAAACTGGTCTTCAGCTGTTGAGGCGTTATGATAAAAAGGCTGAAAGTGACAAAGCTCAGTTGCTGGATGAT GATGGTCCAGCTTATGTCAGTGTGTTTGTTACCATTTTACGAGATATCTTCAAGGAAGAAACTGTGGAATATGTTTTAGCTTTGATTGATGAAATGCTTACAG CAAACCCAAGAAGAGCGAAATTATTCCATGACAACTCTTTTGCCAATGAAGACACTTATGAACCTTTCCTTAG ATTGCTTTGGAAAGGTAATTGGTTCATACAAGAGAAGAGCTGTAAGATTCTCTCTGTGATAGTGAG TGCTAGGCCAAAAGTTCAGAATGGTGTTGATGCAAACGGAGATGCTGCCAGTTCAAAGAGGAAACTCACCACCGCTGAAGATGTTCTGAGAGGCCTGGTTGAGTGGCTATGCGCGCAG CTGAGAAAGCCTTCTCATCCTAGCTGTAGCATTCCCGCTGCCATCAATTGCCTTGCAACTCTGTTGAAGGAACCTATTGTTCGATCTTCATTTGTTCAAGCTGACGGAGTGAAGCTGCTTGTTCCTTTAATTACACCAGCATCTACTCAGCAGTCCATTCAG CTTCTCTACGAGACATGCCTATGCGTCTGGCTTTTGTCTTACTATGAACCTGCAATTGAGTACTTGGCTACTTCTAGGGCCCTACCTCGATTGACAGAAGTTGTTAAAGGTTCGACAAAGGAGAAG GTCGTCAGGGTTGTTATCTTGACTCTTAGGAATTTGCTTTCCAAAGGGACATTTGGTGCTCAGATGGTAGACGTGGGAGTGCTGCAAATTGTACAGAACCTGAAAGCGCAGGCTTGGAGTGATGAG GACCTTTTGGATGCTCTGAATCAACTTGAAGAAGGATTGAAGGACAACATTAAAAAATTGAGTTCATACGACAAGTACAAGCAGGAAGTCCTACTTGGCAATCTTGATTGGTCTCCTATGCATAAAGATCCTCTATTCTGGaaggagaatataaataatttcgaGGAGAATGGATTCCAG ATCTTGAGAGTGCTTATGACAATCTTGGACACATCAAGTGATGCAAGGACACTCGCTGTCGCTTGCTACGATTTGTCTCAGTTCATTCAATGCCATCCTGCCGGGCGAATCATAGTGGCCGACCTCAAAGCTAAGGAACGCGTAATGAAACTATTGAACCATGAAACTGCAGAGGTCACGAAAAATGCATTGCTTTGCATCCAGAGGCTTTTCTTAGGTGCCAAATATGCCAGCTTTTTGCAGGCTTAA
- the LOC107805529 gene encoding putative UPF0481 protein At3g02645, producing MTTESITGSTVNEQRWVNETIRAFTSELRVDIEPTPCVFQVPKTLTETKPQAYTPQIISLGPYHHFWPELLVTERHKQTIAKNCLNDHQVQHFAEEVIDKLCSVVPVIRGYYDKYSDIEGITLAWILAIDSLYLLHLLSSYVPGDQEVHAVQRKLAQDVMMLENQIPSFVLIETQKAINQSYSNLFTELFYNFCKAHSPLKLADPNIIHSFNSPHLLAFLHHLIIESGMLYWLEKQSGSLVPTLGNPGLVCFITGLPWDLIKVLSKNMDSKKKPLVDEIKTPSVTQLNETAKINFKLTGGIRNIKFVKEGGEHALYLPEITLNSDSEVILRNLVAYEAVVAGQDGALKVAEYLDLMCGIVNTSKDVEILKKSGIIKGSLSDEEIADLFNGLPKTTGNHKVKSRLARIIESVNEKYDNMLRIKAQRLIKKHIFKFRKSLTVITTLVLVLLLSMQTVCQYYGCGNH from the coding sequence ATGACGACAGAATCCATTACTGGTTCTACTGTTAATGAGCAACGTTGGGTCAATGAAACTATAAGAGCTTTTACATCAGAATTGAGAGTTGATATTGAACCTACACCTTGTGTTTTTCAAGTTCCAAAAACACTTACTGAAACTAAGCCTCAAGCTTATACCCCTCAGATAATAAGCCTCGGACCATACCATCACTTCTGGCCGGAGTTATTAGTCACTGAGAGGCACAAGCAAACCATAGCCAAAAATTGCTTGAATGATCACCAGGTCCAACATTTTGCTGAAGAAGTTATCGATAAGTTGTGCTCAGTCGTGCCAGTCATTCGTGGGTACTATGATAAGTACTCGGATATTGAAGGCATCACATTAGCATGGATATTGGCCATTGATTCTCTCTACCTGTTGCATTTATTGAGCAGTTATGTTCCAGGTGATCAAGAAGTTCATGCTGTACAAAGAAAGTTGGCTCAAGATGTTATGATGCTAGAGAATCAAATCCCATCGTTTGTGCTGATTGAAACCCAAAAGGCTATCAATCAATCTTATAGCAATTTATTTACAGAGTTGTTCTACAACTTCTGTAAGGCACATTCTCCCCTCAAACTGGCAGATCCAAACATAATCCATAGCTTCAATAGTCCCCATTTGCTGGCTTTTTTGCACCATTTGATCATCGAATCAGGTATGTTATATTGGTTGGAAAAACAAAGTGGCAGCCTCGTGCCGACTCTTGGTAATCCCGGCCTTGTATGTTTCATTACTGGTTTGCCATGGGATCTCATCAAAGTTTTGTCTAAGAATATGGACAGCAAAAAGAAGCCTTTAGTAGATGAGATTAAAACCCCATCAGTGACACAACTAAACGAAACTGCTAAAATAAATTTTAAGCTCACAGGAGGCATCAGGAATATTAAATTTGTCAAGGAAGGTGGTGAACACGCGTTGTATCTTCCTGAGATCACTTTGAATTCTGATTCTGAAGTGATATTGAGAAACTTAGTAGCATATGAAGCAGTTGTTGCTGGTCAAGATGGGGCACTTAAGGTGGCGGAATATTTGGATTTGATGTGTGGAATTGTGAACACATCGAAGGATGTGGAAATACTCAAGAAATCAGGGATTATAAAAGGAAGTTTGAGTGATGAGGAAATTGCTGATCTCTTCAATGGACTACCTAAAACAACTGGAAATCATAAGGTGAAGTCTAGATTAGCAAGGATCATAGAGTCGGTAAACGAGAAATATGATAATATGTTAAGAATCAAGGCTCAAAGATTGATCAAGAAGCATATTTTTAAATTTCGAAAGTCTCTTACGGTCATTACAACCCTAGTTCTCGTATTGCTGCTTTCTATGCAAACAGTTTGCCAGTACTATGGCTGCGGCAATCATTAG